The sequence AGCTGTTATGGCAAACTTTGTTGCGGGATATATATTGAAACTCGGTAGAACATCAATAAAATTCAAAACCTGTTGTCCAGCAATGCTATTGATGATCAAAATATGTCCCTCATTGCCACGTTTCAACATACCACGGAAGACCTCACGCGTACACCACAATACCGCCATTATATTTGTATCGATTACCTGTCGTATCTTCTCGGTATTTTCTGCAGCTACCAACTCTGTTTGACGAGTGATACCAGCATTATTGAGTAAGACATCAGCACCGCCCAACATACGTTCTGTCCAATTTATGACATCTACTACTTGATCCTCTTTGGAAACATCACAACGCCTTGGTATGAATTGTGGTTGCAATGCTATGGGCAAACTCTGCTTCAATTCATGTAGCTTAGCTTCACGACGTGCTAGGCCGACCACACGTAGGCCTGCTGTTATCAAAGCGCGTGCACAAGCAGCTCCAATACCACCGCTAGCGCCAGTGACCACAGCTAATTTACCTTGCCAACGTTCCATACGTCCAGTTAACGTCCTCTACGTCCAGCAAATGAATGACAATTGAATGACTTGCAAAGCTTGatgcatttgtatgtatgtatttattgagTTAAGCAGATTTAGATCGATATTTTTACTAGATTTGTATACCCAGCAGTGGAAGCATCAAGCCCTACAATTCACTTAGGCTCTTTTATTCATGGTAATTGCTGGGAGGCCATTCTTGCTGTAACTACATGGAGGGCGACGAGGACGCGTCAATTCATGTTCAGGAGGATGTCAACTATATTATTGATGGATGACGTCATCCGCCTCTAGCCAGGTGCAGAGATCTTTCCGACTAGTAGCTGACTCCAAGTAAAGCGCTACTACTATAGTAGTCCAAGGCCTAACAGAGCATTGTCAATGAGAACCCATGCGGTGCGCCTAATTATCTTGTACGATCCCAGCTGCGTTAGTTCTACACACGACAATGGTCTGGAATCACCCCATCAATTTATACTTTTGCATATACCACTATACCGAGCAAACATCCGAAATTGATGTCTTCCTTACGTTGGGGACCTTATCATACAACCATTTTAACCCCAAGCTGTAGAGTCGACAGGGTAGAATCCTCAATGGTCTCAATAGCTCATCTACTTGGGCTCGTAATGTACAGAGCTGACTTCCTTCGTCATACTATACTGGTATATCTATTCTATCTATCTATTCTATTTGTTTCAGATTCTGTTAAGCCGTTTTGAACACACTACTGGGTATATAACACTCTGGTCAACGCGAACTagaaattagaagaaaaaaaaccTGCTTTAAAATATCGATTAACAGCAGCGACGCTTGTGGGGCTTCCCTTTAAAGTTTTTCTAAGCCCTTTTTTTTCGTATCACAACAGTTTCGCATCCAAATCTACATCCACCGTCAGCATGGAACGTTGGCAGGGTAAAGTTGCTATGGTAACAGGTGCCAGTAGTGGTATTGGAGCTGCTTGTGCTAAGGCATTAGTTTGTGCTGGTTTTGTTGTTGTAGGATTGGCTCGTCGTCAGGAGCGTATAGCAGAATTACAGCAAGAATTACCAACTCATTATCGTTCCAACTTACACGCCTACAAATGTGACGTAAAGCGAGAGGAGAATGTGAGAGATGCTTTCAAATGGATCCAGCAGAAATTAGGCGCCGGTGTTGATGTTTTAGTAAATAATGCCGGTATTATTGAGACCACAGAGTTGAGTGGCCGTCAAAATACCAATGAGATACACAATACGATCGAAACTAACTTGATGGGTACCATATTTTGTACGCGCGAAGCTTTCAACTCAATGCGTGAACGTAATGTGGAGGGGCATGTGCTAATCATAAATAGTGTAGCTGGCTTGCAGGTACCTAATTTGGGTCCCGACTTACCATCGCTCAATGTATATCCGGCAACAAAGTTCGCTTTACGTGCTATGAATGAAATTTATCGTCAGGAGTTTCAAAGGCATACGACTCGAGTACGAATAACGGTAATAACTTGCTACAAAAAATATGGTGTATTTGATAAGGGTGCTGTAAGCCAA is a genomic window of Eurosta solidaginis isolate ZX-2024a chromosome 4, ASM4086904v1, whole genome shotgun sequence containing:
- the LOC137251309 gene encoding farnesol dehydrogenase isoform X1, yielding MERWQGKLAVVTGASGGIGAACARALITAGLRVVGLARREAKLHELKQSLPIALQPQFIPRRCDVSKEDQVVDVINWTERMLGGADVLLNNAGITRQTELVAAENTEKIRQVIDTNIMAVLWCTREVFRGMLKRGNEGHILIINSIAGQQVLNFIDVLPSFNIYPATKFAITAMTETYRQEFQLHKSKVRVTGICPGAVNTNIFPQEIQFYVKDMARLQPENIADAVLYALRTPPHVQVHEITLKPMGEIF
- the LOC137251309 gene encoding farnesol dehydrogenase isoform X2, producing the protein MERWQGKLAVVTGASGGIGAACARALITAGLRVVGLARREAKLHELKQSLPIALQPQFIPRRCDVSKEDQVVDVINWTERMLGGADVLLNNAGITRQTELVAAENTEKIRQGICPGAVNTNIFPQEIQFYVKDMARLQPENIADAVLYALRTPPHVQVHEITLKPMGEIF
- the LOC137251308 gene encoding farnesol dehydrogenase, with amino-acid sequence MERWQGKVAMVTGASSGIGAACAKALVCAGFVVVGLARRQERIAELQQELPTHYRSNLHAYKCDVKREENVRDAFKWIQQKLGAGVDVLVNNAGIIETTELSGRQNTNEIHNTIETNLMGTIFCTREAFNSMRERNVEGHVLIINSVAGLQVPNLGPDLPSLNVYPATKFALRAMNEIYRQEFQRHTTRVRITTISPGIVDTDILPTSIRSVVKEIMPSLKSADIADAVLWAIGTPPNVQVHNITIKPMGEKF